A stretch of the Terriglobia bacterium genome encodes the following:
- a CDS encoding tetratricopeptide repeat protein, whose amino-acid sequence MKRALQLVLAALLVTGFAVAQGAPSFLRDLNDSDVASLKVHAEQGDPEAQFEVALAYAYGAAVPRNDLSAAQWMRKAANAGYAPAMANLGLMYQEGRGVAKDTAAAVQWMQKAADQRNSDGEFFLAHTYEAGIGVPMDAPKAAEFYRRALEDGNIAVSVNLGLMYLEGNGVPKDLKEAARLFQKGADAGLSKAETNLGRMYYDGNGVEQDYSKAILWLMRAADQGASVAQSNLAIIYLEGRGVKRDPVEAYKWFLIARDGDSAATQAIIVLNRELTLAQQAEGERRARAWLNAHNPDDDMAQQVLSAVQESEQKDQVHKPMTDPDTPGVNSFPAPNQH is encoded by the coding sequence TTGAAACGCGCGCTCCAACTCGTCCTTGCGGCGTTGCTTGTGACCGGGTTCGCGGTCGCGCAGGGCGCTCCCAGTTTTCTTCGCGACCTGAACGATTCCGATGTCGCGAGCCTGAAGGTACACGCCGAGCAGGGGGATCCCGAAGCGCAATTTGAGGTCGCGCTGGCGTACGCCTATGGTGCGGCCGTACCGAGAAACGACCTGAGCGCGGCGCAATGGATGCGCAAGGCGGCCAATGCAGGTTACGCTCCCGCAATGGCCAACCTGGGACTCATGTACCAGGAAGGGCGAGGCGTCGCTAAGGACACCGCGGCAGCCGTTCAGTGGATGCAGAAGGCAGCGGATCAGCGAAATTCGGATGGCGAGTTCTTCCTTGCCCATACCTATGAGGCGGGAATTGGCGTGCCCATGGACGCGCCCAAAGCGGCGGAATTTTATCGCCGGGCGCTCGAAGACGGCAACATCGCCGTCAGCGTGAACCTTGGGCTTATGTACCTTGAGGGGAACGGCGTGCCGAAGGATTTGAAAGAGGCGGCGCGGTTGTTCCAAAAAGGGGCGGACGCCGGGCTCTCCAAAGCGGAAACCAATCTCGGCCGCATGTACTACGACGGAAACGGCGTGGAGCAGGACTATTCGAAAGCCATTCTGTGGCTGATGCGGGCTGCCGACCAGGGCGCTTCGGTCGCGCAGAGCAATCTCGCGATCATTTACCTGGAAGGAAGGGGTGTAAAGCGCGATCCCGTCGAAGCTTACAAATGGTTTCTCATTGCTCGCGATGGCGACAGTGCGGCCACCCAGGCGATCATCGTGCTGAACCGGGAACTCACACTCGCGCAGCAGGCCGAAGGCGAGCGCCGCGCCCGGGCTTGGCTGAACGCGCACAATCCGGACGACGACATGGCCCAGCAGGTTCTCTCGGCGGTTCAGGAATCAGAACAGAAGGACCAGGTTCACAAGCCAATGACAGATCCGGACACGCCCGGAGTCAATTCCTTCCCCGCACCGAACCAACACTGA
- a CDS encoding amidohydrolase family protein, whose product MRHLRSLSCVVFCLLAAIVACAQSAPKFGPEVQKYIRYDAPRIVLTHVRVIDGTGAPAQDDRNIVIENGRIAAIQPGADVNAASGETVLNLRGYTVFPGIVGMHDHLYHIARPNLRADGTSDQPLMVPEMLFSSPLLYLANGVTTMRTTGSVEPYADLNEEKMIEEGKLAGPHMDITAPYLEGSHSYFIQMHFLTGPDDARRTVDYWADEGATSFKAYMNITRAELKAAIDAAHKRGLKITGHLCSVTYPEAADMGIDDLEHGFFVNTQLDPGKKEDECSKDQGMATLMAMDPKGDAAKQLFAKLIEKKVAVTSTLPVFEHMVPGRPPLQQRVLDAMTPQARERFLLARNLAAKRPPEKAAAAFRREMDLERAFVAAGGMLLAGPDPTGNGGTLPGFGDQREIELLVEAGFTPVEAIKIATWNGAVYLGRQDRIGSIATGKDADMVVVKGDPATKIDDIENVDVVFKDGIGYDPAKLLEAVRGHYGEY is encoded by the coding sequence ATGCGTCATCTGCGGAGTTTGTCGTGCGTCGTGTTCTGCCTGCTCGCGGCGATTGTGGCCTGCGCCCAAAGCGCCCCGAAGTTCGGGCCGGAGGTGCAGAAGTACATAAGGTACGACGCTCCGCGGATCGTGCTGACACACGTTCGGGTTATCGATGGAACTGGCGCGCCGGCACAGGATGACCGCAACATTGTCATCGAGAATGGGCGCATCGCGGCAATCCAGCCGGGCGCGGATGTGAACGCCGCCAGCGGCGAAACCGTGCTCAACCTCCGTGGGTACACGGTCTTCCCCGGCATCGTGGGAATGCACGATCACCTGTACCACATTGCGCGACCCAACCTGCGCGCCGATGGAACATCCGACCAACCGCTAATGGTCCCGGAGATGTTGTTCAGCTCGCCGCTGCTCTACCTGGCGAACGGAGTCACAACAATGCGCACAACCGGCAGTGTGGAACCCTACGCCGATCTGAACGAAGAAAAGATGATCGAGGAGGGGAAACTCGCCGGCCCGCACATGGATATCACCGCGCCTTACCTGGAGGGCAGCCACAGCTACTTCATCCAGATGCACTTCCTGACCGGGCCCGACGATGCTCGGCGCACCGTGGACTACTGGGCGGACGAAGGCGCAACCTCGTTCAAGGCGTATATGAACATCACTCGCGCCGAACTAAAGGCCGCTATAGACGCGGCGCACAAGCGCGGGCTGAAGATCACCGGACACTTGTGCTCGGTCACGTATCCGGAAGCAGCGGATATGGGCATCGACGACCTCGAGCACGGGTTCTTCGTCAACACGCAACTCGATCCCGGCAAGAAGGAGGACGAGTGTTCGAAGGACCAGGGAATGGCAACGCTGATGGCAATGGACCCTAAAGGCGATGCCGCGAAGCAGCTTTTTGCCAAACTGATCGAGAAGAAAGTTGCGGTCACGTCGACGTTGCCGGTGTTCGAACACATGGTTCCCGGGAGGCCTCCGCTACAGCAGCGAGTGCTGGACGCAATGACACCGCAGGCACGGGAGCGCTTCCTGCTGGCACGGAATCTTGCGGCAAAACGGCCGCCGGAAAAGGCGGCCGCGGCTTTCCGTCGCGAGATGGACCTTGAGCGCGCTTTTGTCGCCGCCGGCGGAATGTTGCTCGCCGGCCCCGACCCGACGGGAAACGGCGGCACGCTGCCGGGATTTGGCGATCAGCGCGAGATCGAACTGCTGGTCGAGGCCGGCTTCACTCCGGTTGAGGCGATCAAAATCGCTACGTGGAACGGCGCAGTGTACCTGGGGCGGCAGGATCGTATCGGTTCCATCGCGACGGGCAAAGACGCCGACATGGTCGTGGTCAAGGGAGATCCGGCGACGAAAATCGACGATATTGAGAACGTCGACGTAGTCTTCAAGGACGGTATCGGTTATGACCCGGCCAAACTGCTCGAAGCGGTTCGAGGACACTACGGAGAGTATTAG
- the ruvA gene encoding Holliday junction branch migration protein RuvA has product MIAHLRGRLLSKHPNQAIVECAGVGYDVVITVPTFADLPEAGSDIALFIHTHVREDQIALFGFLRAEEKRLFEKLLIVSGIGPKLAVTILSGMKTSDMVGAIRSGDVARLTKIPGIGRKTAERMVLELKDKLEEFTAAPPPPAVSPLEEDVLSALVNLGYQRQAAERALAVAARGAGSQNFDKLFREALAVLSK; this is encoded by the coding sequence ATGATCGCCCACCTTCGCGGACGTCTCCTATCCAAGCATCCCAACCAGGCCATCGTGGAGTGCGCGGGCGTCGGTTACGACGTCGTGATCACCGTGCCGACTTTCGCAGACCTGCCCGAGGCAGGCAGCGACATCGCGCTGTTCATCCACACGCATGTTCGGGAAGATCAGATTGCGCTGTTTGGTTTCCTGCGCGCGGAAGAGAAGAGGCTCTTCGAGAAGCTCCTGATTGTGAGCGGCATCGGACCTAAGCTGGCGGTTACCATTCTGAGTGGGATGAAAACAAGCGACATGGTGGGTGCGATCCGCTCCGGAGATGTCGCGCGTCTCACCAAGATTCCCGGAATAGGAAGGAAGACCGCTGAGCGCATGGTGCTGGAGTTGAAGGATAAACTGGAGGAGTTCACTGCCGCGCCGCCACCGCCCGCGGTCTCGCCGCTGGAAGAGGATGTGCTTTCAGCGCTCGTCAATCTCGGCTATCAGCGACAGGCGGCCGAACGCGCGCTTGCCGTCGCTGCCCGCGGCGCAGGGTCCCAGAATTTCGACAAGCTTTTCCGCGAAGCCCTGGCGGTCTTATCGAAGTAG
- a CDS encoding chemotaxis protein CheB: MSDTEQVRNSRARAAETRPTRLNFPVVAVGASAGGLEACTTLLKSLSPDLGMAFVFIPHLDPNRTSAFAEILARETKMKVVEVQDGTPVSPNSVYVIPRNCDMTIQHGALRITHREEPRSVNTTIDTFMRSLALDQGNNAIGIILSGTASDGTSGLAAIKAEGGITFAQDESAKYDGMPASAIAAGCVDLVLPPADIGKELERISRHPYVRGAAIEPEHVRETVEAQMAQIFRMLRRATRVDFSEYKPPTIGRRVARRMTMHKIEKLRDYVALLQRNRNEVMALYQDLLINVTSFFRDADAFESLKAVVYPELVRQSHDSTTPIRIWVPGCSTGEETYSHAISLLESMGEERTEMPIQIFGTDLSESAIQRARAGVYKDNVEADVSPIRLRRFFHKVDGGYQISKSIRDLCIFSTQNVFSDPPFSRIDLVSCRNVMIYLSHSLQRRVIPIFHYALNPGGFLMIGNTEGLLGSGAELFDMADKKQKIYRKKSVPTPVTFGFSVHANEPHHQGESQSQEAKVAEPARAPLDLQREAERLLLARYAPPSVAVNDQLDIIQIKGRTGPYLELPAGKASLNLLKMARPGLLFELQNALDEARKSGVDAVRPNVQVEGNGSNTVTTIRVTPFRTPVQDRTSFLVAFETPTGNETSTAGDAATPLSEDERTAKDKQIAQLKQELAATKEYLQSIIEALESTNEELQSANEEIQSGNEELRSTNEELQTSKEELESANEELHTVNEEMQHRNEMLTQLNNDLNNLLNSVNLPMVMVGPDLSIRRYTPQATKVLGLTATDVGRPITRLKLKIEVADLEKMMLDVIAEVRPQQYRVKDAEGEWCDLRLTPYRTSDNRIDGVVLSVLSFDELDFDGKRAASKQGIAKKTIAKGNKKNGRKK, from the coding sequence ATGAGCGATACGGAACAGGTACGCAATTCGAGAGCCAGGGCTGCGGAAACCAGGCCCACACGGTTGAACTTCCCTGTGGTGGCGGTGGGTGCGTCGGCAGGTGGCTTAGAGGCGTGCACGACCCTGCTGAAATCGCTTTCCCCCGACCTGGGCATGGCGTTTGTTTTTATCCCTCACCTTGATCCCAACCGAACAAGTGCTTTCGCTGAAATCCTCGCGCGCGAGACGAAAATGAAGGTCGTCGAGGTACAGGATGGGACCCCGGTCTCCCCGAACAGTGTGTATGTGATTCCGCGAAATTGCGACATGACGATTCAGCACGGTGCGCTGCGAATAACTCACCGGGAAGAACCACGATCAGTGAATACCACGATCGATACTTTCATGCGATCGCTGGCACTGGACCAGGGGAACAATGCGATCGGGATCATCCTCTCTGGCACCGCTTCCGACGGAACCTCAGGACTGGCGGCGATCAAGGCAGAGGGTGGTATCACGTTTGCGCAGGATGAGTCTGCCAAGTACGACGGTATGCCGGCGAGCGCGATCGCGGCGGGATGTGTTGACCTGGTCCTTCCGCCGGCAGACATCGGGAAGGAACTGGAGCGAATTTCGCGACATCCTTACGTTCGCGGAGCCGCCATTGAGCCCGAGCACGTCCGGGAGACCGTCGAGGCGCAGATGGCGCAGATTTTCCGGATGCTGCGGCGCGCGACCCGGGTTGACTTCTCCGAATATAAGCCGCCGACGATAGGGCGCCGCGTGGCGCGCCGGATGACGATGCATAAGATTGAAAAGCTGCGGGACTATGTTGCGCTGCTGCAGCGAAACCGCAACGAGGTGATGGCGCTGTACCAGGACCTGCTGATCAATGTGACGAGTTTCTTCCGTGATGCGGACGCATTCGAGTCACTAAAGGCGGTCGTCTACCCGGAGTTGGTGAGGCAGTCCCACGACAGTACCACGCCAATTCGAATCTGGGTGCCAGGCTGTTCGACTGGCGAGGAGACGTACTCGCACGCGATCTCGCTGCTCGAGTCCATGGGTGAAGAACGGACGGAAATGCCCATCCAGATCTTCGGGACCGACCTGAGCGAGAGCGCGATTCAGCGCGCGCGTGCCGGAGTCTACAAGGACAACGTCGAGGCCGACGTTTCGCCGATCAGGCTGCGGCGCTTCTTTCATAAGGTTGACGGCGGATACCAGATCAGCAAGTCGATTCGAGATTTATGCATTTTCTCGACGCAGAACGTGTTCAGCGACCCGCCATTTTCGCGGATTGACCTGGTGAGTTGCCGTAACGTCATGATTTACCTCAGCCACTCTTTACAGCGGCGCGTGATCCCGATCTTTCACTATGCGTTGAACCCAGGCGGGTTCCTGATGATCGGGAACACGGAAGGATTATTGGGTTCAGGAGCGGAGCTTTTCGACATGGCCGACAAAAAACAGAAAATCTACCGAAAGAAATCGGTGCCTACCCCGGTGACATTTGGCTTTTCTGTACATGCGAACGAACCACACCACCAGGGGGAGTCCCAGAGCCAGGAGGCAAAAGTGGCGGAGCCTGCTCGCGCACCACTGGATTTGCAGCGGGAGGCGGAACGTCTGCTGCTCGCGCGCTATGCGCCACCATCGGTCGCGGTAAACGATCAGCTCGATATCATCCAGATCAAGGGAAGAACCGGACCTTACCTCGAACTGCCGGCGGGGAAAGCCAGCCTGAACCTGCTGAAGATGGCGCGCCCGGGACTGCTGTTCGAGTTGCAGAATGCGCTCGACGAGGCTCGCAAAAGCGGCGTTGATGCGGTTCGGCCGAATGTTCAGGTCGAAGGGAACGGATCAAATACGGTCACAACTATCCGGGTTACACCTTTCCGTACCCCAGTCCAGGACAGGACCAGCTTCCTTGTGGCTTTTGAAACTCCGACAGGAAACGAAACTTCGACCGCGGGCGACGCCGCTACTCCACTCAGCGAAGACGAGCGCACGGCCAAGGACAAGCAGATTGCCCAGCTCAAACAGGAACTGGCGGCGACCAAGGAGTACCTGCAATCGATCATCGAAGCGCTGGAATCGACGAACGAGGAGCTGCAGTCGGCCAACGAAGAGATCCAGTCCGGCAATGAGGAGCTTCGGAGTACGAATGAGGAGTTGCAGACCTCGAAGGAAGAGTTGGAGTCGGCGAACGAAGAACTGCACACGGTCAACGAGGAGATGCAGCATCGCAACGAGATGCTGACGCAGCTCAACAACGATCTCAACAACTTGCTGAACAGCGTCAACCTGCCGATGGTGATGGTTGGGCCGGACCTGAGCATTCGGCGCTACACGCCACAGGCGACCAAGGTGCTTGGCTTAACGGCGACCGATGTCGGGCGGCCGATTACGCGGCTGAAACTGAAGATCGAGGTTGCCGACCTTGAGAAGATGATGCTGGACGTGATCGCGGAAGTCCGGCCACAGCAGTACCGGGTGAAGGATGCGGAAGGTGAGTGGTGCGACCTCCGGCTCACGCCATACAGAACCTCGGACAACCGGATCGATGGGGTCGTCTTGAGCGTGCTGAGTTTCGACGAATTGGACTTCGACGGAAAGCGAGCGGCGAGCAAACAGGGGATCGCGAAGAAGACCATTGCGAAGGGCAATAAGAAAAACGGGCGGAAGAAATAG
- a CDS encoding alkaline phosphatase family protein, giving the protein MATTPVLAAPPSSTSATATPIKHVVVIFQENVSFDHYFATYPYASNPDGEPAFHAFKGTPAVNGLTPELIAFNPNPMKPQRLDRSQAATCDMDHGYTDEQTAEHGGLMDGFALLGCDNNGTVMDYYDGNTVTALWNYAQYFAMSDNSFGTTFGPSTPGALNLVAGQTHGVTPTAPTNRVIDSTLISDLDPVRDDCSKGTKIDVTDANFKNVGDLLNERNVTWGWFEGGFKPTSYSSGVAVCGTSHTGVAGSSIDYIPHHEPFQYFASTANPHHLPPTSVAMIGHSDQANHQYDLSDFWAAADAGNLPAVSYLKAPAYQDGHAGYSDPLDEQNFIVETINHLQRLPQWNSTAVIISYDDSDGWYDHVMGPVVQQSNTAADTLLGPGLCGTAGQGEYQGRCGYGPRLPLMVISPWAKRNFVDHTTTDQSSILRFIEDNWGLGRLGNQSFDAKAGTLLNMFDFRGERRTERLVLDPESGEVVSAR; this is encoded by the coding sequence ATGGCAACCACTCCGGTCCTGGCTGCGCCGCCGAGTTCTACCTCTGCAACGGCTACGCCGATCAAGCATGTGGTGGTAATTTTCCAGGAGAACGTTTCTTTCGATCACTACTTCGCAACTTATCCCTACGCGTCGAATCCCGACGGTGAACCTGCGTTCCATGCATTCAAAGGAACGCCGGCGGTGAACGGGCTCACGCCAGAGTTGATTGCGTTCAATCCGAATCCGATGAAACCGCAACGGCTCGACCGCTCGCAGGCAGCAACCTGCGACATGGATCACGGCTACACGGACGAGCAGACGGCAGAGCATGGCGGGCTGATGGATGGCTTTGCGCTGCTGGGCTGCGACAACAACGGAACCGTGATGGACTACTACGACGGCAACACCGTCACCGCGTTGTGGAACTACGCGCAGTATTTCGCCATGAGCGACAACTCGTTCGGCACCACGTTTGGTCCATCAACTCCGGGCGCGCTGAACTTGGTTGCCGGCCAGACGCACGGCGTGACGCCGACGGCTCCCACGAACCGAGTGATTGATAGCACGTTGATCTCCGACCTTGATCCGGTTCGCGACGATTGCAGCAAGGGAACAAAGATCGATGTTACCGATGCGAACTTCAAAAACGTCGGCGATCTGCTGAACGAGCGCAATGTAACCTGGGGTTGGTTTGAGGGCGGATTCAAGCCGACATCGTACAGCAGTGGCGTGGCAGTTTGCGGAACCTCGCACACGGGCGTCGCGGGATCCTCAATCGATTACATTCCGCATCACGAACCGTTCCAGTACTTTGCTTCGACGGCGAATCCTCACCATTTGCCACCAACCTCGGTAGCGATGATCGGTCACAGCGACCAGGCAAACCACCAGTACGATCTCAGCGACTTCTGGGCGGCGGCGGATGCAGGAAATCTTCCGGCGGTCAGCTATTTGAAGGCCCCCGCCTACCAGGACGGGCACGCGGGATACTCCGATCCACTCGATGAGCAGAACTTCATCGTCGAGACGATCAACCACCTCCAGCGCCTGCCGCAGTGGAACAGCACGGCGGTAATCATCTCGTACGATGACTCGGACGGCTGGTATGACCACGTGATGGGACCGGTGGTACAGCAGTCGAACACGGCGGCCGACACCTTGCTCGGACCAGGCTTGTGTGGCACAGCAGGGCAGGGCGAATACCAGGGACGGTGCGGCTATGGTCCGCGGCTTCCGCTGATGGTGATCTCACCTTGGGCAAAGCGGAACTTTGTGGACCACACCACCACCGATCAATCGTCGATCCTGCGCTTCATCGAAGATAATTGGGGCCTCGGGCGCCTGGGTAATCAGTCCTTCGATGCCAAGGCGGGAACGTTGCTCAATATGTTCGATTTCCGCGGCGAACGGCGTACGGAGCGATTGGTACTCGATCCTGAATCCGGAGAAGTGGTCTCAGCACGGTAG
- a CDS encoding alkaline phosphatase family protein: MKRISLCIVAALLVFPVAGNSQQAPRKTTQRNVIVFVADGLRHGSVNAKDTPALWMVRTQGVNFENSYSLYPTLTTANASAIATGHRLGDTGDFANALYTGYRIFDSGNFDRTPGTITPFVESDQVLADLDSHFGGNYLNETTLLQAARANDFNTAAIGKGGPTAIQDAAAINPQEKHFVTPPTIIIDDFTAYKPWNRMDLQPKSIPLPTELIARMTEAGIPLDAPARNNGFAESSAYSNGNDGDAQTPGTLRANDVQQQWMVDVTTKAVLPMFVDSGKPFVMVFWSRDPDATQHNQGDSFQKLTPGINGPTSKAAVENADRCLGQLLAWLDKHPEVKASTDVFVTSDHGFATISRHEIDRTAKVTSAESAQHLYYGANGKLVTNKEFLPSGFLAIDLAWALQTNLWDPDNPAPAGSKTPYKQVHLATDETSKPVERWEHPRAGSALLGQAVYKADGSDAMAIVVANGGSDLIYVPDNNTGTVQHILKALLEFDYVGAIFVDDRYGKLPGTLPLSAISLVGSAVTPRPAMVVAFKTFYMNPGDLMQGIQISDGGLQEGQGNHGGFGRECTWNNMAAIGPDFKKQSVDPAPVGNADITPTLAKILDLKIPSNGKLGGRVIEEALAGQKDAGKPPMTWIVSDPAENSVRTVLFLEEYGGQKYFHSACMTSEKMIEPGLCQK; encoded by the coding sequence ATGAAACGTATTTCTCTATGTATTGTTGCTGCCCTGTTAGTGTTCCCTGTTGCCGGTAATTCTCAACAAGCTCCCAGGAAAACGACACAACGCAATGTCATTGTCTTTGTTGCCGATGGGTTGCGGCACGGTTCGGTGAACGCGAAGGATACGCCCGCGCTGTGGATGGTGCGGACGCAGGGAGTAAATTTCGAAAACAGTTACTCGCTTTATCCGACGCTGACGACGGCGAATGCCTCAGCCATTGCCACAGGACACCGGTTGGGCGACACGGGAGATTTCGCCAACGCGCTTTATACGGGATACCGGATTTTCGACAGCGGTAACTTTGATCGTACGCCGGGAACAATCACCCCGTTTGTCGAGAGCGATCAGGTCCTTGCGGATCTCGATAGCCATTTCGGCGGCAATTACCTGAACGAGACCACATTGCTCCAGGCCGCGCGAGCGAACGACTTCAATACCGCGGCGATCGGCAAGGGCGGCCCAACGGCGATCCAGGACGCCGCGGCCATCAACCCACAGGAGAAGCATTTCGTAACGCCGCCGACCATCATTATTGACGACTTCACAGCGTACAAGCCGTGGAACCGCATGGATCTTCAGCCAAAATCGATTCCACTGCCCACGGAACTCATAGCTCGGATGACGGAAGCTGGCATTCCGCTGGATGCACCTGCGCGCAACAACGGCTTTGCGGAGAGTTCCGCGTATTCGAACGGAAACGATGGCGACGCCCAGACTCCCGGCACGTTGCGCGCGAACGACGTGCAGCAGCAGTGGATGGTGGATGTCACGACGAAGGCGGTGCTGCCGATGTTTGTCGATTCCGGCAAGCCTTTCGTAATGGTCTTCTGGTCGCGCGATCCGGATGCGACGCAGCACAACCAGGGCGACAGCTTCCAGAAGTTGACGCCGGGCATTAATGGGCCGACCTCGAAAGCGGCGGTTGAAAACGCGGATCGCTGCCTGGGTCAGTTGCTCGCATGGCTCGACAAACATCCTGAGGTGAAAGCAAGTACGGACGTATTCGTGACATCGGATCACGGTTTTGCCACGATCAGCCGGCACGAGATCGATCGCACGGCAAAGGTCACAAGCGCTGAATCGGCACAGCACCTTTACTATGGGGCGAATGGGAAGCTCGTCACTAACAAAGAGTTCCTGCCCAGCGGATTCCTCGCGATCGACCTTGCGTGGGCGCTGCAGACGAATTTGTGGGACCCCGATAACCCGGCGCCTGCGGGTTCGAAAACACCTTACAAGCAAGTTCATCTTGCAACGGATGAGACCTCGAAGCCGGTTGAGCGCTGGGAGCACCCGAGAGCCGGAAGCGCCTTGCTCGGGCAAGCCGTTTACAAAGCCGATGGATCGGATGCGATGGCCATTGTGGTTGCAAATGGCGGCTCGGACCTGATCTACGTTCCCGACAATAACACCGGGACCGTGCAGCACATCCTGAAAGCCCTCCTGGAGTTCGATTACGTGGGCGCGATCTTTGTCGACGACCGTTACGGAAAGCTGCCGGGCACATTGCCGCTGAGCGCGATCAGCCTTGTAGGTTCGGCGGTCACGCCCCGCCCGGCCATGGTGGTTGCGTTCAAGACGTTTTATATGAACCCCGGTGACCTGATGCAGGGGATACAAATCTCCGACGGTGGTCTTCAAGAGGGTCAGGGGAACCATGGCGGTTTTGGGCGCGAGTGTACCTGGAACAACATGGCGGCGATCGGTCCCGACTTCAAGAAGCAAAGCGTGGACCCGGCGCCGGTTGGGAACGCTGATATTACGCCGACACTGGCGAAGATTCTCGATCTCAAGATTCCGTCCAACGGGAAACTGGGTGGGCGCGTGATCGAAGAAGCGCTGGCCGGGCAGAAAGACGCGGGAAAACCGCCGATGACGTGGATTGTGTCGGATCCCGCCGAGAACTCTGTGCGAACCGTCCTCTTCCTGGAGGAGTACGGCGGGCAAAAGTATTTTCATTCGGCATGCATGACTTCGGAGAAGATGATTGAGCCGGGTTTGTGCCAGAAGTAG
- a CDS encoding HAD family phosphatase: MNSNHSLRAVIFDYGRVLSLPPSDADWAALAAATNLSLDTLQYRYWEYRDAYDRKEISASEYWERVSGEEVAGDRLAEIIALDDAQWTEVNPEMLRRALRLKDADIKIAILSNMQIDMLRAMRSKFDWLDEFHVQMYSCEVGLVKPDREVYQECLLRLDVQPKETLFLDDKQKNTAGAEAVGIRTLLFDGEVAAFDRKLRDLGVEVDWGSQKSNVES; this comes from the coding sequence GTGAACAGTAATCATTCGCTTCGCGCCGTTATCTTCGATTATGGCCGCGTTCTCTCGCTTCCGCCTTCCGACGCCGATTGGGCTGCACTCGCCGCTGCGACGAACCTGTCGCTCGATACCCTGCAATATCGTTACTGGGAGTATCGTGACGCCTATGACCGCAAGGAGATCTCCGCGTCCGAATACTGGGAGCGCGTTTCAGGCGAAGAGGTCGCAGGCGACAGGCTCGCAGAAATCATCGCGCTCGACGACGCACAGTGGACCGAGGTCAACCCGGAGATGCTGCGACGCGCCCTTCGCCTTAAAGACGCCGATATCAAGATCGCCATCCTGAGCAACATGCAGATCGATATGTTGCGCGCTATGCGCAGTAAGTTCGACTGGCTCGACGAATTTCACGTCCAGATGTACTCCTGCGAAGTCGGCCTCGTGAAACCCGACCGCGAGGTTTACCAGGAGTGCCTGCTCCGCCTCGACGTCCAACCCAAAGAAACCCTCTTTCTCGACGACAAGCAGAAGAACACGGCGGGAGCTGAAGCCGTCGGCATCCGAACGTTACTCTTCGATGGCGAGGTTGCCGCCTTCGACCGCAAACTGCGGGATCTGGGAGTAGAGGTGGATTGGGGGAGTCAAAAGTCGAATGTCGAAAGCTAA
- a CDS encoding hotdog domain-containing protein gives MPKSVPIGAKGTAQERVQFDHTLTAHLHTLPPVYTTPDMVRLMETAGAHALQPFCEKDEISVGTAINVEHRAPVGVNAVVRAEATVRSIDGRFYTLDVKVTDGDKDIGVGTIRRTIVNTTKFMEKWKIPKP, from the coding sequence ATGCCTAAATCAGTGCCTATCGGAGCGAAGGGAACGGCGCAGGAGCGAGTGCAGTTCGATCACACGCTGACAGCGCACCTGCATACACTTCCGCCGGTTTACACAACCCCGGACATGGTCCGACTGATGGAGACGGCAGGCGCGCATGCGCTGCAGCCGTTCTGTGAGAAGGACGAGATCTCGGTTGGAACCGCAATCAACGTGGAGCACCGCGCTCCCGTCGGTGTTAACGCGGTAGTGCGAGCCGAGGCCACTGTGAGGTCGATAGACGGTCGGTTCTATACGCTCGACGTGAAGGTTACGGATGGCGACAAGGACATTGGCGTGGGAACAATTCGGCGCACAATTGTGAACACCACGAAGTTCATGGAGAAATGGAAAATTCCTAAACCGTAA